A single Candidatus Omnitrophota bacterium DNA region contains:
- the ribE gene encoding 6,7-dimethyl-8-ribityllumazine synthase: MARVIEGALIAKGKCFGIVVSRFNDFITKKLLESCIDTLLRHGAKDQEIEAAWAPGAFELPLVAKKMAGSKRYDAIICLGTVIRGETPHFDYVASEASKGVAKVGLDTGIPVIFGIITADNMEQAIKRAGAKEGNKGKDAALSAIEMINLLSAI, from the coding sequence ATGGCAAGGGTGATTGAAGGCGCATTGATCGCCAAAGGTAAATGTTTTGGTATTGTTGTTTCACGTTTTAATGATTTTATAACTAAAAAATTGCTGGAATCATGTATTGACACATTGTTAAGGCACGGCGCCAAAGATCAGGAGATTGAGGCAGCGTGGGCGCCCGGGGCATTTGAATTGCCTCTTGTAGCCAAAAAGATGGCCGGTTCAAAGAGATATGACGCGATCATTTGCCTTGGCACTGTTATAAGAGGTGAAACGCCGCACTTTGATTATGTCGCCTCCGAGGCCAGTAAGGGTGTTGCCAAGGTAGGCCTTGACACCGGCATACCTGTCATTTTTGGCATTATAACCGCTGATAATATGGAGCAGGCGATTAAACGCGCGGGTGCCAAGGAAGGCAATAAGGGTAAAGACGCGGCTTTATCAGCTATTGAAATGATAAACCTTTTAAGCGCTATATAA
- the nusB gene encoding transcription antitermination factor NusB: MRKRTRAREIALQLLYQLDIKHETLNDIVDDFFLLCLGDMGQPEASIKEFAISLARGTLEHIKTIDAAISSHAQNWHLERMAVIDRNIMRMACYELLYVNDIPAKVSINEAVDLAKKYGDTESGKFVNGILDKIKDVHAGPK, from the coding sequence ATGAGAAAAAGGACAAGGGCGAGAGAGATTGCTCTCCAGCTTTTATATCAGCTTGATATAAAACACGAGACCCTTAATGATATTGTAGATGATTTTTTTCTTTTATGCCTTGGCGATATGGGCCAGCCCGAGGCCTCTATCAAAGAGTTCGCGATAAGCCTTGCCCGCGGCACGCTTGAACATATAAAGACTATAGATGCCGCGATTTCATCTCATGCCCAGAATTGGCATCTTGAAAGGATGGCTGTTATTGACAGGAATATCATGAGAATGGCTTGTTATGAACTCCTTTATGTTAATGACATACCTGCAAAGGTTTCAATAAACGAGGCGGTGGATCTGGCGAAAAAATACGGAGACACCGAATCAGGCAAATTTGTAAACGGCATATTGGATAAGATTAAGGATGTCCATGCGGGGCCAAAATGA
- a CDS encoding PHP domain-containing protein encodes MNRKADLHIHTKHSDGSLSPGDVVRIASEKGICCVSITDHDSVCGIDEAMSAGNAYCVEIIPGVEISAEESGRQMHILGYCVNYHDRGLLSFLKKIRQDRIKRFYKMANLLSKRGMRIDVDEFLSSYGEVSISRLHIAMYMHKKGLVSNWRNAFKEYIGDNKPCYVANFSYTPREAIGAIKSAGGIPVLAHPGLNGLDAALPGLIEDGIMGIEAFHSEHSDKTASGYENFARANKLLVTGGSDCHGRLKGEIIIGRSAISYSYVEALKNAQINC; translated from the coding sequence ATGAACCGTAAGGCGGATCTCCATATCCATACAAAACATTCGGACGGTTCTTTAAGTCCGGGAGATGTAGTTCGTATAGCCAGCGAAAAAGGCATATGCTGCGTTTCCATTACCGACCATGATAGCGTTTGCGGTATTGATGAGGCCATGAGCGCCGGCAACGCTTATTGCGTGGAAATAATCCCTGGCGTTGAAATAAGCGCCGAAGAATCAGGCAGGCAAATGCATATATTAGGCTATTGCGTAAACTACCATGACAGGGGCCTGCTCTCCTTCTTAAAGAAGATAAGGCAAGACAGGATTAAAAGATTTTATAAGATGGCCAATCTTTTGAGCAAGCGCGGTATGCGCATAGATGTTGATGAATTTTTAAGCTCTTACGGCGAGGTTTCCATAAGCCGTTTACATATAGCAATGTATATGCATAAAAAAGGCCTTGTCAGCAATTGGCGAAATGCTTTTAAGGAGTATATCGGAGACAATAAGCCTTGTTATGTTGCAAATTTTAGTTATACCCCAAGAGAGGCCATAGGCGCAATCAAATCCGCCGGCGGCATACCGGTCCTGGCGCATCCGGGCCTTAACGGTCTTGATGCCGCCCTGCCCGGGCTTATAGAGGACGGTATTATGGGTATAGAGGCTTTTCACAGCGAGCATTCGGATAAAACGGCAAGCGGTTATGAAAATTTTGCCAGGGCCAACAAACTTCTTGTTACAGGCGGATCAGATTGCCATGGCAGGCTTAAAGGGGAGATTATCATAGGCAGAAGCGCGATATCGTATTCATATGTTGAGGCCTTAAAAAATGCGCAAATCAATTGCTGA
- the ribD gene encoding bifunctional diaminohydroxyphosphoribosylaminopyrimidine deaminase/5-amino-6-(5-phosphoribosylamino)uracil reductase RibD, translating to MRKSIAERFMRLAIKQALLARGKTGFNPAVGCVIVKNGRPISYGFHKKFGAPHAEVVALKAAGSRAKNAVMFVTLEPCGHFGKTPPCADLIIRSGIKEVFCAALDPNPANNGKGIGKLKRAGIKVSIGLLKKQAQALNKDFIVRMKALRPFVSLKLAQSLDGKIATRTGDSKWISSPNSRAFVHELRHGHDAIMVGIGTVLKDDPLLSARIRRGPLSKNPRQPIKIIIDAGLRTPVNARLLSRFSPGKTIIAASQKASIARQKALCQRGACVIRAGLDSKRVNLPVLMRRLMEKGITSILVEGGGEVAASMLESGFVHKLYLFMSPVIIGGKNAVGTIGGLGANRVKDAIRLYNAKARRLGKDFLVEADVYRYN from the coding sequence ATGCGCAAATCAATTGCTGAACGGTTTATGAGGCTTGCCATAAAGCAGGCTTTACTGGCAAGAGGGAAAACAGGTTTTAACCCCGCCGTAGGCTGTGTCATAGTAAAAAACGGCAGGCCCATATCATACGGTTTTCATAAGAAATTCGGCGCGCCGCACGCGGAGGTCGTGGCATTAAAGGCCGCGGGAAGCAGGGCAAAAAACGCGGTAATGTTTGTTACGCTTGAGCCTTGCGGCCATTTCGGGAAAACGCCTCCATGCGCCGATCTGATAATAAGGTCAGGTATAAAAGAAGTTTTTTGTGCCGCTCTTGACCCCAATCCTGCCAATAATGGAAAAGGTATTGGAAAGCTTAAGCGGGCAGGCATAAAGGTCTCTATAGGCCTTTTAAAAAAACAGGCCCAGGCTTTAAACAAGGATTTTATCGTGAGGATGAAGGCTTTGAGGCCTTTCGTCAGCCTGAAACTTGCCCAAAGCCTTGACGGAAAGATCGCTACAAGGACAGGCGATTCCAAATGGATAAGTTCGCCAAATTCAAGGGCTTTTGTCCATGAATTGAGGCATGGCCACGACGCGATAATGGTAGGGATAGGCACTGTTTTAAAGGATGACCCCCTGTTAAGCGCCAGAATACGACGCGGGCCACTTTCAAAAAATCCCAGACAGCCCATTAAGATAATAATAGACGCAGGGTTGAGAACGCCTGTAAACGCAAGGCTGCTAAGCAGGTTTTCGCCCGGCAAGACAATAATTGCCGCGTCCCAAAAGGCTTCTATTGCAAGGCAGAAGGCTCTATGCCAAAGAGGCGCCTGCGTAATACGCGCCGGCCTTGACAGCAAACGCGTGAATTTGCCTGTCTTGATGAGGCGGCTTATGGAAAAAGGCATAACCAGTATTCTGGTTGAAGGAGGAGGCGAAGTTGCCGCTTCAATGCTTGAGTCCGGATTTGTCCATAAGCTATATTTATTTATGTCTCCGGTTATAATAGGCGGTAAAAACGCTGTTGGCACTATAGGCGGACTGGGTGCCAATAGGGTCAAGGACGCGATAAGGCTTTACAATGCAAAGGCCCGAAGATTAGGAAAGGATTTTTTGGTGGAAGCTGATGTTTACAGGTATAATTGA
- a CDS encoding riboflavin synthase: MFTGIIEELASVHSLSRNNDSARLAIESKICGSDCRIGDSISINGCCLTVSEINGRYLFFDISRETLQASDLADLAQGDKVNLERSLKQGSRIGGHFVTGHIDYAARLLSRSKKSDFVQLTISIERYCSGFLARKGSVAIDGISLTVNEVGESSFNVMIIPFTLSNTTLQYKEKGCRLNVETDILAKYTHSFLRNTSRGVFSGSDVDKLFLSENGFI; encoded by the coding sequence ATGTTTACAGGTATAATTGAAGAATTGGCCAGTGTTCACTCTCTTTCGCGTAACAATGACAGCGCGAGGCTTGCCATTGAGAGTAAAATATGCGGCTCTGACTGCCGGATTGGCGACAGCATTAGTATTAACGGCTGCTGCCTTACCGTGTCAGAAATAAACGGCCGCTATCTGTTTTTTGACATAAGCCGTGAAACATTACAGGCAAGCGATTTGGCGGATCTGGCGCAAGGAGACAAGGTAAACCTTGAGCGTTCATTAAAACAAGGCTCGCGCATAGGGGGGCATTTTGTGACAGGCCATATAGATTACGCGGCCAGGCTGTTGTCAAGGTCAAAAAAATCGGATTTTGTTCAATTAACGATAAGCATAGAAAGGTATTGCAGTGGTTTTTTGGCCAGGAAAGGCTCTGTTGCCATAGACGGAATCAGCCTTACGGTTAATGAGGTGGGAGAGAGTAGTTTTAATGTTATGATCATTCCCTTTACCTTGTCCAATACCACGCTTCAGTATAAGGAAAAGGGGTGCCGGCTGAACGTGGAAACAGACATATTGGCAAAATATACCCATAGTTTTTTAAGAAATACCTCCCGCGGAGTTTTTTCAGGTTCCGATGTAGATAAACTATTTCTTTCCGAGAACGGATTTATTTGA
- a CDS encoding helix-turn-helix transcriptional regulator produces MSNKISENLKKLREKKGYSLEKVARLADLSLNTIVKVENGVNKNPTIETLTKIAKALEVGVDDLIK; encoded by the coding sequence ATGTCAAATAAAATCTCCGAAAACCTGAAAAAGCTAAGAGAAAAGAAGGGCTACTCCCTTGAAAAGGTGGCTCGGCTTGCGGATTTATCGCTTAATACCATAGTCAAAGTTGAAAATGGAGTAAATAAAAACCCGACTATTGAAACATTAACTAAAATTGCCAAAGCGTTAGAAGTTGGCGTAGATGATTTAATTAAATGA
- a CDS encoding DpnII family type II restriction endonuclease, with the protein MKYTKPTTDIKFKTVIDKNTFYFFNPAFEEKYEGYLNSLKEMLLILKNNIETQGLKKEFFEQLLIEKENGLRSLLALTGFSNETLKRLTTIIRVVNDPELSKLVYKDKWFKDEDINNLKEWSDAQIAKFIKENEFFRKGILNIFFEGSTVPFLTKTIPLFELKKLSISKLKFELPEMIDTLIRYKEKGSYSGMKENNPEILIEEILNHLEIPFEKGDLSELIDNAPDNKRTMDFIIPNKQNPLIIAESSFLVTTSSGQGDKSKTEISIDSLIKSHYPKAKFIGFVDGIGWYVRKGDLKRMVTAYEDVFTFHKAELRRFEKLLIETFIEK; encoded by the coding sequence ATGAAATACACAAAACCTACAACCGATATTAAATTTAAAACAGTCATTGATAAAAATACTTTCTATTTTTTCAATCCCGCCTTTGAAGAAAAATATGAAGGTTATTTAAACTCGTTAAAGGAAATGCTTTTGATATTGAAAAATAATATTGAAACGCAAGGGCTAAAGAAAGAATTTTTTGAACAACTATTAATTGAAAAAGAAAACGGTCTTAGATCATTGCTCGCTTTGACTGGATTTTCAAACGAAACTTTAAAAAGATTGACTACAATTATTAGGGTTGTTAATGATCCAGAATTGAGCAAGTTGGTTTATAAGGACAAATGGTTTAAGGATGAAGACATAAATAATCTGAAAGAGTGGTCAGACGCTCAAATCGCAAAATTTATAAAAGAAAACGAATTTTTCAGAAAAGGAATTTTAAATATTTTCTTTGAAGGTTCAACAGTTCCGTTTTTGACAAAAACTATTCCGCTATTTGAATTGAAGAAACTAAGCATTTCAAAACTAAAATTTGAATTGCCGGAAATGATCGATACTTTAATCCGATATAAAGAAAAAGGTAGTTATTCCGGAATGAAAGAAAATAATCCGGAAATTTTAATTGAAGAAATTTTGAATCATTTAGAAATACCGTTTGAAAAAGGCGACCTCAGCGAACTAATTGATAATGCCCCCGATAATAAAAGAACAATGGATTTTATTATTCCAAACAAACAAAATCCGTTAATTATTGCTGAAAGCTCATTTTTGGTAACCACTTCATCCGGTCAAGGCGATAAGTCAAAAACAGAGATTTCCATTGATTCACTTATCAAATCGCATTATCCAAAGGCAAAATTCATTGGTTTTGTGGACGGCATTGGCTGGTATGTCAGAAAAGGTGATCTAAAAAGAATGGTTACGGCCTATGAAGATGTTTTTACCTTTCATAAGGCAGAATTAAGAAGATTTGAAAAACTTTTAATAGAAACTTTTATCGAAAAATAA